CAAAAATTGTGTAATTACAGGTGATTCAGAAGGCTCTACTGCAATACTAATAAAATTTTTTTTTCTCTTTTTTTGTTTTATATATCTCGTAATACCTGTAATAGTGCCTCCTGTTCCTACAGCAGAAATTAAAACATCTAAGTTACCATCAGTGTCTTTCCAGATTTCAGGACCAGTAGTTTTTTCATGAATTTCAGGATTTGCTGGATTTTCAAATTGTTTTAATAAAAGATATTTTTTAGAATTATACGATACAATTTGATCAGCTTTAGATATTGCACCTTGCATTCCTAACTTACCGTCTGTTAATACTAAGTTTGCACCTAAAGATTTTAGTAGTTTTTTTCTCTCAATAGACATTGTATCTGGCATTGTAAGAGTTAAGCGATAGTTTCGAGCTGCAGCAACATAAGCTAATGCTATTCCAGTATTACCACTAGTTGCTTCAATTAGTTCTATATTTTTGGTTAAATTGCCATTTTTTTCTGCGTTCCATATCATATTAGCACCAATTCTGCACTTTACACTAAAACTAGGATTCCTAGATTCTATTTTTACTACAATATTTCCATGTCCTATATTTTTTAAACGGACTAAGGGTGTGTTTCCAATAGTTAAAGAATTATCTTCATATATTTTACTCATGTTTTTTCCTTCATGTTTCAAAAATTTCATTTTTTATTAAAATGTTTTAGCATATGTAATAGAATGCTATTCTATTTTTTATAAAAAATTGTTTTATAATATTATTTTTTATTATACTTCTTTTATTAATTTTAAAAAAATCTATCTTTTATATTTTGCAAATAAATATTTTTATTATAGGTAAAAATTATATAATAAAAAATATTTTGAAATATTAATATTATTAATTTGTAAAATTAACAATATTCATTTTTATTATGCAATAAATTTATGACATCTATTAAAAACAAAATTGATATACTACGAAAACAAATTCTAAAATATGAATATTTTTATCATAAATTAGATCAGCCAATAGTTTCTGATGCAGAATACGATTATTTACTTCATAAATTGTATAATTTAGAGTTAAATAATAAAGAATTTATTACCTCTGATTCACCTACTCAAAAAATAGGATCAAATTTATCGAATAAATTTAAAAAAATAACACATTTTTATCCTATGTTATCTTTAGATAACACATTTGATTTAAAAGGTTATTTAGATTTTGAAAGAAGAATTAAAAAATTTTTTCATGTGAATGTTGAAAATTCTTTTTGTTGTGAACTAAAAATAGACGGTATAGCTATTAGTATCATTTATGAGGATGGAAAATTTATACGAGCAGCAACTCGTGGTGATGGTTTTCAAGGAGAAAACATTACTTTAAACGCTAAAACGATTAAATCCATTCCTTTAAAATTAACAGGATTAAATATACCTAAAAGATTAGAGATTCGAGGCGAAGTATTTATGTTAAAATCTGATTTTTTAGAATTAAATCAGACATCTACAATTAAAAAAAATAAATATTTTTCTAATCCTCGAAATGCAGCTGCAGGTGCATTGCGACATATTGATCCAAAAATAACAGCTGAAAGAAAATTAATGTTTTTTTGTTATAGTTGTTGTTTTTTTTCAGAAACAAAAAAATTTACCACTCATTATGAGCAATTAATGCAGTGTGCAACTTGGGGGTTACCAGTTAATCAAGAAATAAAAAATTGTTTAAATTATAAAGAAGTATTAGATTTTTATAAGAAATTCGAACAAAAAAGACATCTTCTTAATTTTGATATAGATGGAATTGTTGTCAAAGTTAATTCAATAGAACTACAAAATAAATTAGGTTGCAACACAAAATCACCAAGGTGGGCGATAGCATTTAAGTTTTTTTCTTTAGAAAGAGTGACAAGATTAAATAATGTTATATTTCAAGTTGGCAGAACAGGTGTCATTACTCCAGTAGCATGTTTTGAACCAGTTTATATATCTGGTGTTAAAATTAAAAAGGCTTCATTACATAATAAAAATGAAATAGAACGATTAAATTTACATATCGATGATTTCATTGTGATTTGCAGATCTGGAGATGTTATACCAAAAGTATTAAGTGTTGTTAAAATGAGACGTTCAGAACATGCAAAAAAAATTATTTTTCCTGTTTTTTGTCCTGTTTGTAATACGAATTTATTAGAAAATAAAGAAGAAAGAGTAATACGTTGTCATGCTGGATTGATATGTGATGCTCAGAAAAAGAAATCTTTATATCATTTTTTTTCAAAAAAATCTTTAAATGTAAAAGGTCTAGGTCCGAAAATAATTAATGAATTAGTAATAAAAAAATTTGTTAATAATCCGATAGATTTTTTTTATCTTAAATCTATTGATTTAATCAAATTTAAAACAATAGGATATAAAAAAAGTATAGAAATCGTTAGTTCTATTAAGAAATGTAAAAAAACTACTTTTAAACGTTTTATATACGCATTAGGAATATCTAATGTTGGTGAAGTTGTTTCAGAAAAAATTGCAAATTATTTTATGACAATAGATAAATTAATGAATGCTGATGTTACAGATTTAAATAATGTGGATGGAATTGGAAAGATTATTGCACATAATATATTAAACTATTTTTCTACGAATTCTAATTATAATATGGTTTTAAATTTAGTAGAAAAAATAGGAATTTCTTGGAGTACTCAAGAAATGTCTATTGACAAAAAAATAACATATTTTTATGGAAAAAAAATTGTTTTAACAGGTACTTTTGAGTCTTTTTCAAGAACGAAATTAAGAACTACTTTAATTAGTTTAGGTGCTATTATTTTAAATAATATTTCTCAAAAAACGGATTTTTTAATTTTTGGTAAAAAATTTGGTTCTAAATTTTTTAAAGCTAAATTATTAAAAATTAAGATGATTAATGAAGAGGAATTAAAATCTTTGATCAAATAAAAATAACGTCTTTTGGGTCGTGCAGGATTTGAACCTGCGACCAATTGATTAAAAGTCAACTGCTCTACCAACTGAGCTAACGACCCTATTTGTTATTTATTTTTTTTGGTGGGTGATGACGGACTTGAACCGCCGACTTCCTCCGTGTAAAGGAGGAGCTCTACCAACTGAGCTAATCACCCTAAAAAAGTTTTATAATCTTATTGTAAAGATAGGAATAATAGAGTCAACCTTTTTTTAAGAAATAATATTTGTTTGTTGTAAATTTAATCATAGTGATTAAATTATAGTCTATATTTTCTTTTCTTTAAAATTTATATATTAAATATTTTAATAATATTTATTTTTATACATTAGGACTATTCAATTAAAACTATTTAAGGGATATATGAAAATAAAAACTCGTTTTGCTCCTAGTCCCACTGGAAATTTACATATTGGAAGTATTCGAACTGCTTTATATTCTTGGTTATTTGCAAGGCATAATAATGGAAAGTTTGTGCTTCGTATAGAGGATACAGATCTTAAACGTTCTCAGGAAGTTTCTCTTAACTCTATTTTTCATGGATTAAAATGGTTAGGCTTAGATTGGGATGAAGGACCTTATTTTCAAAGTAAACGATTAGATCGATATAGAGAAGTTATTAATATAATGTTAGATAAAGGAGATGCATATAAGTGTTTTTGTTCATCTACACAATTAGAAAAAATACGAATTGATCTAATACAAAAAGGTCTAAAACCACGTTATCCTGGAATTTGTAGAAATTTAAAGCATAAAGATATATTGAATCAAGATTATGTAATACGATTTAAAAATCCTCGCACTGGAAAAGTTATTTTTAACGATATAGTTAGAGGTGATATTATTTTTAATAATCAAGAATTAGATGATCTTGTTATTCAACGTTCTAATGGTATGCCTACTTATAATTTTTGTGTAGTAATCGATGACTTAGATATGCAAATTACTCATGTTATTCGTGGAGAAGATCATATTAATAATACACCTCGTCAAATCAATATTATGAAGTCTTTAGGAGTTAAAATACCCATTTATGCTCATTTATCAATGATTTTAGATGAAGACAAACATAAAATTTCTAAAAGAAAAAATGCTTTAAGTATTATTGAGTATTATAAGCAGGGATTCTTGCCTGAAGCAATATTAAATCACGTAGTCCGATTAGGTTGGTCTTGTGGTGATAAAGAGATTTTTAGCATATTAGAAATGCAAGAACTGTTTAATTTAAAATCTGTGAGTAAATCTTCTAGTATTTTTAGTACAAAAAAGCTTTTATGGTTAAACAAATATTACATTAACAATTTGTCTATAACTCATATCTCTTGTATTTTAAAAAAGTATATGTTAGAAAAAAATATTCTTATAAATAATGGTCCTAATTTGGAATCATTATTAAAATTATTAAGAAATCGTTATCATACATTAAAAGAAATAACAGAATCTTGTCGTTATTTTTATCAAGAATTTAAAGATTTTAATAAAGAAGCAGCAAAAAAACATTTTACAATACAAAATTGTTTTGTCTTAAAAAAGATATATCAAAAAATAAAAAAATTAATTGTTTGGGATGAAAAAACGATATCTGGAGTAATGAATAATTTATCTGTAAGTATGCAAATAAAAATAAAAGAAATTAATATGCTTTTAAGAGTTGCTATTACAGGTAATGTATTTTCACCTAGTATAAGTTCTGTAATTATTTTAGTTGGGCGCGAAAAAACTTTATTAAGAATAAAAAAGGCAATTAATTATATAAATGCTACATCCATAAAAAAGTAATAAATAGTGAAGTATGATTTTAAAAAAAAAATAAACTTTAAATTTATTTATAAAAAATTTGACACATCTTATCTTTAATAAGATAAAAATTAGGTTTTTATAATAAAAATATATCTCGAATAAATTTAAATAAATTTTTTTTATAAAAATTATTTTATGAAAAAATAAATTGACAGAATTCACCTGTTTTTATATTGTAATATTTTGGGGCTATAGCTCAGTTGGTAGAGCACTTGCATGGCATGCAAGATGTCAGCGGTTCAATTCCGCTTAGCTCCATAAAATTTTTTTTAATATCAAATATTTAACTAATAAAATTAAAATAATATAGAATATTTTTTTTTAAATATAAAAAAATATTTAGTAAGCAAGATGTGCTGAACAAGATTCAGCACATTATTAATAAATCAAACTTGTTGACTCATTATTTCTTGATAAGCTGATACAATTTTATTTCTTACTTGAATTGCCATTTGCATAGAAAGAGAGGACTTTTGCAAGTTTATCATTACATCATTTAAAGATATTCCTGATTGATTTAACATAAATTTTTCAGCATCTTTTGTTGCATGATTTTGAACGTTACTTATTTCTCCCAATGCTGTTTTTATATAGTCGATAAAATTATTAGATTCTATGTTTTTTGAGGTATTTAAATTTTTATTTAAAAAATTAATTTTGGTATAAAAATTTTGATGATTAATATTATTAATTAGCATAATTTTTCTCTATAAATAATTTTTGTTTTTTACATTTAAAAAGATTATTATATCTTAATATAAAATAAATTAAGATAAATATTTTATTAA
The nucleotide sequence above comes from Buchnera aphidicola (Brachycaudus tragopogonis). Encoded proteins:
- the cysK gene encoding cysteine synthase A, encoding MSKIYEDNSLTIGNTPLVRLKNIGHGNIVVKIESRNPSFSVKCRIGANMIWNAEKNGNLTKNIELIEATSGNTGIALAYVAAARNYRLTLTMPDTMSIERKKLLKSLGANLVLTDGKLGMQGAISKADQIVSYNSKKYLLLKQFENPANPEIHEKTTGPEIWKDTDGNLDVLISAVGTGGTITGITRYIKQKKRKKNFISIAVEPSESPVITQFLSGQKIKPGPHKIQGIGAGFIPKNLDLTLIDRVITVSSEESIFIAQKLMEKEGILAGISSGAALSAALKIQKEKKFLNKTIIVILPSSGERYLSTELFSTLSDNKEHF
- the ligA gene encoding NAD-dependent DNA ligase LigA, producing MTSIKNKIDILRKQILKYEYFYHKLDQPIVSDAEYDYLLHKLYNLELNNKEFITSDSPTQKIGSNLSNKFKKITHFYPMLSLDNTFDLKGYLDFERRIKKFFHVNVENSFCCELKIDGIAISIIYEDGKFIRAATRGDGFQGENITLNAKTIKSIPLKLTGLNIPKRLEIRGEVFMLKSDFLELNQTSTIKKNKYFSNPRNAAAGALRHIDPKITAERKLMFFCYSCCFFSETKKFTTHYEQLMQCATWGLPVNQEIKNCLNYKEVLDFYKKFEQKRHLLNFDIDGIVVKVNSIELQNKLGCNTKSPRWAIAFKFFSLERVTRLNNVIFQVGRTGVITPVACFEPVYISGVKIKKASLHNKNEIERLNLHIDDFIVICRSGDVIPKVLSVVKMRRSEHAKKIIFPVFCPVCNTNLLENKEERVIRCHAGLICDAQKKKSLYHFFSKKSLNVKGLGPKIINELVIKKFVNNPIDFFYLKSIDLIKFKTIGYKKSIEIVSSIKKCKKTTFKRFIYALGISNVGEVVSEKIANYFMTIDKLMNADVTDLNNVDGIGKIIAHNILNYFSTNSNYNMVLNLVEKIGISWSTQEMSIDKKITYFYGKKIVLTGTFESFSRTKLRTTLISLGAIILNNISQKTDFLIFGKKFGSKFFKAKLLKIKMINEEELKSLIK
- the gltX gene encoding glutamate--tRNA ligase — protein: MKIKTRFAPSPTGNLHIGSIRTALYSWLFARHNNGKFVLRIEDTDLKRSQEVSLNSIFHGLKWLGLDWDEGPYFQSKRLDRYREVINIMLDKGDAYKCFCSSTQLEKIRIDLIQKGLKPRYPGICRNLKHKDILNQDYVIRFKNPRTGKVIFNDIVRGDIIFNNQELDDLVIQRSNGMPTYNFCVVIDDLDMQITHVIRGEDHINNTPRQINIMKSLGVKIPIYAHLSMILDEDKHKISKRKNALSIIEYYKQGFLPEAILNHVVRLGWSCGDKEIFSILEMQELFNLKSVSKSSSIFSTKKLLWLNKYYINNLSITHISCILKKYMLEKNILINNGPNLESLLKLLRNRYHTLKEITESCRYFYQEFKDFNKEAAKKHFTIQNCFVLKKIYQKIKKLIVWDEKTISGVMNNLSVSMQIKIKEINMLLRVAITGNVFSPSISSVIILVGREKTLLRIKKAINYINATSIKK
- the fliE gene encoding flagellar hook-basal body complex protein FliE; this translates as MLINNINHQNFYTKINFLNKNLNTSKNIESNNFIDYIKTALGEISNVQNHATKDAEKFMLNQSGISLNDVMINLQKSSLSMQMAIQVRNKIVSAYQEIMSQQV